A genomic stretch from Vanrija pseudolonga chromosome 6, complete sequence includes:
- the hba1 gene encoding Brefeldin A resistance protein translates to MSSPDDRPTTAPPAIDEASSNGQPSTARESISLKRGREGSVDPQASETPTSSHIAAKKNRLETATAGADIVETDEDASAATSSLKPSGGDAGKEGHTVGEVRRKVEELNWEEGKAPRDGADKAEVDVDASEDSKDESKADSKAASDAADSADWVKVSKPDEDGESGGTSESDSPSLKRKAGDEPDASSVASDEKKRKSTSPAPAERSDKTSPSAAASAPSPSAPPKKPQATFGAFSSKSSPFASVSSSSSPFGSAAASSSPFGSAAASSSPFGSAAATSSPFGAAAGSSSPFGSVKPKSAFDSTAPTAAKPGGTSGFGNYSNAFSQFAKKPAATADADKPEASSSSTFGDILREKGAEEKEEKVHLDKQEVFTGEEDEETVFQTRVKLFSMETEQGAWRERGLGALKLNKRRADGGGARLVMRADGVLRVILNASLYVGMTCLEDGKHVRTTVFEGGERRFITIRTANPKVAAELSAAIQEHTPLESARSTSAAARSPSAGAKESV, encoded by the exons ATGTCATCCCCAGACGACAGGCCGACAACCGCCCCACCCGCAATCGACGAGGCCTCCTCAAACGGCCAACCCTCTACAGCGCGAG AGTCCATCTCTCTCAAGCGGGGCCGCGAGGGCTCGGTC GACCCTCAGGCAAGCGAAACTCCTACATCGTCGCATATTGCCGCTAAGAAGAACCGCCTCGAGActgccaccgccggcgccgacattgtcgagacggacgaggatGCTTCGGCGGCTACTAGCTCTCTGAAACCTTCGGGTGGGGACGCAGGCAAGGAAGGCCACACGGTTGGAGAGGTTCGccgcaaggtcgaggagctcaactGGGAGGAAGGCAAGGCGCCCCGAGATGgggccgacaaggccgaggttgacgtCGATGCGTCCGAGGACTCGAAGGACGAGTCCAAGGCCGACTCCAAGGCGGCTtctgacgccgccgacagcgcaGACTGGGTCAAGGTCAGCAAacccgacgaggacggagaGTCGGGCGGCACGTCGGAGAGCGATTCGCCCTCGCTCAAGAGAaaggcgggcgacgagcccgacgccagcagcgtcgcgtcggacgagaagaagcgcaagtcgacctcg CCTGCACCAGCGGAGCGCTCCGACAAGActtcgccgtcggcggctgcgtctgcgccctcgccctctgcTCCACCAAAGAAGCCCCAAGCGACCTTTGGCGCGTTCAGCTCCAAGTCGTCGCCATTCGCTtcagtgtcgtcgtcgtcgtcgcctttcggctcggctgcggcgtcgtcgtcgccctttggctcggctgcggcgtcgtcttcgccTTTTGGatctgcggcggcgacctcgtcaccATTCGGAGCGGCCGCAGGCTCGTCATCTCCATTCGGCTCGGTCAAGCCCAAGTCTGCGTTCGACTCGACTGCTccgaccgccgccaagccTGGTGGAACATCAGGCTTTGGCAACTACTCTAATGCGTTCAGCCAATTCGCCAAGAAGCCAGCCGCGACAGCAGACGCCGACAAGCCTGAGGCTTCCTCATCCAGTACCTTTGGCGACATCCTAAGGGAGAAGGGTgcggaggagaaggaggagaaggtgCACTTGGACAAGCAGGAGG TCTTCACtggagaggaggacgaggagaccGTGTTCCAGACGCGCGTCAAGCTGTTCAGCATGGAGACGGAGCAGGGTGCCTGGAGAGAGCGAGGCCTTGGAGCTCTCAAGCTCAACAAGCGGAGGGCTGACGGTGGCGGTGCCCGTCTTG TGATGCGTGCGGACGGTGTGCTACGTGTCATTCTCAACGCTTCGCTCTATGTTGGCATGACCTGCCTGGAAGACGGCAAGCATGTCAGGACCACCGTGTTCGAGGGTGGTGAGCGCAGATTCATCACCATCAGG ACCGCCAACCCCAAGGTGGCTGCCGAGTTGAGCGCTGCGATCCAAGAGCACACGCCATTGGAGTCTGCGCGCTCTAcctctgctgctgcgcgatCTCCGTCCGCTGGAGCCAAGGAAAGCGTCTAA
- the vma16 gene encoding putative V-type proton ATPase proteolipid subunit, giving the protein MGYYYGGVYGTGVATVVVIGLYLLLTGQGHRFNVAQFLEEVSPFAWATTGIALCIGLSVAGAGWGIFITGASILSGGVRAPRIRTKNLISIIFAEVVAVYGIIMAIVFQAKANGAEVQDVFTTNNYFTGFAIFWGGLAVGLCNLFCGLTVGIAGSSTALADAADGALFVKMLIVEIFGSVLGLFGLIVGLLISGQAESFA; this is encoded by the exons ATGGGCTACTACTACGGCGGCGTCTACGGCACGGGGGTCGCGACCGTTGTCGTCATTGGCCTGTATCTCCTGCTCACTG GCCAGGGACACCGCTTCAACGTCGCCCAGTTCCTCGAGGAGGTGTCGCCCTTCGCGTGGGCGACGACCGGTATCGCGCTCTGTATCGGCCTGTCTGTGGCCGGCGCTGGATG GGGTATCTTCATCACTGGCGCCAGTATCCTCAGTGGCGGTGTCCGTGCTCCGCGTATTCGTACCAAGAACCTCATCTC GATCATcttcgccgaggtcgtcgccgtctaCGGCATCATCATGGCGATCGTCTTCCAGGCCAAGGCtaacggcgccgaggtccagGACGTCTTCACGACCAACAACTACTTCACTG GCTTCGCCATCTTCTGGGGCGGTCTCGCTGTCGGCCTCTGCAACCTCTTCTGTGGTCTGACTGTTGGCATTGCCGGCTCTTCTACCGCCCTGGCGGATGCTGCAGACGGCGCGCTGTTCGTCAAGATGCTCATCGTTGAG ATCTTCGGCTCTGTCCTTGGTCTCTTCGGTCTCATTGTCGGCCTTTTGATT TCCGGACAGGCCGAGAGCTTCGCCTAA
- the Trs20 gene encoding putative trafficking protein particle complex subunit 2, whose product MSFYLAIVSPLDTPLFEAQFASSKGAPPPSASTTSFPSWSSFSNGGGESSAPSTPGAGGGAPPGTTPGLGGIGAGSGEKHILQMVAHASLDAVEEVSEGTASLYLKAVDRHNEWTVSAFIASNVKFILLHDTKNDDGIRLFFGEVWELYVKAALNPFQTVNTPIRNPAFDTKVRVSAKRYL is encoded by the exons ATGTCATTCTACCTCGCGATCGtctcgccgctcgacacgccgctCTTCGAAGCGCAGTTCGCCTCGTCAaagggcgcgccgccgccgtcggcgagcacgacgtcgttcccgagctggagctcgttctccaacggcggcggcgagtccagcgcgccgagcacgcccgGCGCAGGTGGCGGCGCACCGCCCGGCACGACGCCCGGGCTGGGCGGTATAGGTGCCGGGAGCGGCGAGAAGCATATTCTCCAGATGGTGGCGCATGCCAGTCTTgatgcggtcgaggaggtgtcCGAGGGGACGGCGAGCTT GTAtctcaaggccgtcgaccgGCACAACGAGTGGACCGTGTCGGCGTTCATCGCGAGCAATG tcAAGTTCATCCTTCTGCACGACACcaagaacgacgacggcatccGGCTGTTCTTTGGCGAGGTGTGGGAGCTCTATgtcaag GCCGCCCTCAACCCGTTCCAGACCGTCAACACGCCCATCCGCAACCCTGCGTTCGACACAAAGGTCCGCGTGAGCGCAAAGCGGTACCTGTAG
- the Bm1_04115 gene encoding Short coiled-coil, with product MPLPDYGNEMAGAWSTPAASAAHPAAAAPAAAEPSVESTLEKERTIKTIFELRDGLRGLLVRITEVEKETDKLRNDNEFLGTYIDNLTRNTVVAAGQKR from the exons ATGCCCCTCCCAGACTACGGCAACGAAATGGCCGGCGCGTGgtccacgcccgccgcgtcaGCAGCccacccagcagcagccgcaccagccgccgccgagccatcAGTCGAGAGCACGCTCGAGAAGGAACGCACAATCAAGACCATcttcgagctgcgcgacggcctGCGCGGGCTGCTGGTCCGCATtaccgaggtcgagaaggagACGGACAAGCTGCGCAACGACAACGAGTTTCTCGGCACCTACATCGACAACCT TACGCGCAacacggtcgtcgcggccggtCAGAAGCGCTAG